A stretch of DNA from Chitinispirillales bacterium:
GCCAAAGCGTGTTCCCATAATAAAAAATAACGTTGATCCCTACAAATTGCTGCAAAGCCGCTATTGTAAGACCTGCGACGACAACAGGATAAAGCCGCATTTTTCCTTTCTCGTTTTTACAAAAAATATCTAAAATTCTTGACGATCTTCCAATTAAAATCGTCTTCTGAATATCTTGAATTTTTGTTTTAACTTTGTCCGTCTTGATTAAATTTTTCAAAACTTTTTCCGCTTCTAAAACTCTATTTTTAGCGACCAAAAAATGAGGACTTTCAGGCAAAGTCATAAGTAAAACGCCGTACAAAAACGCAGGAATACTCTCCACCCAAAACATCCAGCGCCACGCCTCAAATTTGAACCACCAATAGTTTTCTGCGCCGCCGGAATATTTTGCGATAAAGTAATTACTAAGCGCCGCTGTGAAGATACCGATAACTATCGCAAATTGCTGAAAAGTCCCCAAACGTCCGCGTCTATCGCTTGGGGCGGTTTCCGCAATATATTGCGGAACGATAACGCTTGCCGCACCTACCCCGATTCCACCAATAACACGCCAAACTATAAAATCATATATACCGAAAGAAGCGCCCGACCCTATCGCGTTGACAAAAAACAAAACCGCCGCCCAAAACATACACAATTTCTGTCCGAAACGACCGGCGAATCGCCCGCCGAAAAACGCACCGCTCGCCGCGCCGATTAGCGTAAGCGAGACCGCAAGTCCGGTTTCCCACGCCCCCGCCTCGAATTTGTGTTGAAGAGCGATTACCGCTCCGTTGATTACCGCCATATCAAATCCAAACAGAAATCCGCCGATTGCCGCAATCGCCGCAATACGTACCGCATATAAAGTTAAAACTCGTTCACTTTGCATTATTTATTATCTTTCCCTAATTTTGTTTGCAGGTACAAAGTAATATAATTTAGTTTAATGTAAAAGCGCAAATTTCGTTTTTTTTATAATTTTTAGAAATATAAACAGGAATTTCTTTTTTGAAGCGAATATTATTTTATCATAAAAAAACGGAGATAAAAATGGACGAAGGATATATAAAATATCAAGCCGAACATGAACAAACAAATAATTTTAAATTATCGCAAAATTATGTTTTTCTTGCCCAAGAATTAATAAAAACGCGTGATTATTTGCACTCTTTAGGCTTAATAGGAGTTTATTCAAACGGTATAGGATTTGGAAATTGCAGTTTTAGAACAAAAGAAAACGAATTCGTAATAACCGGTTCGGCGACGGGAGAAATAAAAAATATGTCGTTATGCCATTTATGTATCGTAAAAAATTTCGACATAAACAAAAATAAAGTTTATTCAAAAGGCGCGATTTCAGCAAGTTCGGAATCAATGACACACGGTGCGGTTTATTCGGCGCAAAGTGCGGCGAACTGCGTTTTACACATTCACAGTAAGAAAATGTTTGATTTTATGAAAACGAACAATCACAATTTTACGGAGCAAAGCATTCTATACGGAACGCCGGCAATGGCAAAAGCGGTTATGGGCGAAGTGAAAAAAATAAACTCTCCGTACGGAATAATCGTGATGCTAGGACATGAAGAGGGGGTGATTTCTTTTGGCGAAGATATTTCTTCTGCGCTCGCTCAAATTACAAGCGTTTATGAATTGTCTTGCTGAAAAGCCCGATTAACCGCAGAGCAAAGCGCGTTTGCGCTCGCCCACAAAATATCAGTATCAACCCCTGCGCCAAAATAAGTTTTGCCGTCGCAGGTTTCTATGCTTATGTAAGCCGCCGCCGTAGCCGCACTTCCTTCGCTCATTGCATGTTCCTCATAAGTTCCCAAATGAAAAGTAAACCCGTTTTTAGCAAAAATCTTTGACAGGGCGTTTATAACTCCGTCGCCTTTATCGTGGGCGATTATTTCTTTTTCATCTATTTTAAGCCGCGCTTCAAGCGAAATATTTTCTTTGCCGTCTTCATCTTTTTTGTCGCGTTTCGGAGTCATTGAGAGCAATGAAACTTTATCTTCACGATTGACAAATTCTTTCTTGAAAAGCGAAATAATCTCGTCGTTTTCAAGAACTCTTTTAAGCTCGTCAGCCTCGCGCTGTACAATTCGTCCGACTTCGACCTGCATAGGTTTGGGAACGTTAAACCCGCCGTAATGTTCCAAAATAAACGACGCTCCGCCTTTACCCGACTGTGAATTTATGACAACAATCGCCTCGTAGTCGCGACCGACGTCTTTGGGGTCAATCGGAAGATAAGGTACGTCCCAAAGCAAACGATTTTCGCGCTTGCGAAGTTTCATTCCTTTAGCGATAGCGTCCTGATGACTTCCTGAAAACGCCGTGAAAACCATATCGCCCGCGTATGGCTGGCGCGGATAAATTTTCATTTCGGTACATTTTTCGTAAATTTCGCGAATCGAATCTACGTCGCTAAAATCCAATTGCGGATGAACTCCCTGTGAAAACATATTCAAAGCGATTGTCAAAATATCGGCGTTGCCCGTTCGCTCACCGTTGCCGAAAAGCGTTCCTTCAACCCTGTCCGCGCCTGCCAAAAGTCCAAGTTCCGTACTTGCTACGCCGGTTCCGCGGTCGTTATGAGTATGAAGAGAAACCAAAACATTTTCTCGCTGATTTATATTTTTACACATCCACTCAATTTGGTCGGCATAAACGTTTGGCAGCGCACATTCGACGGTTGTCGGAAGATTCAGAATCATTTTCCCGCGAACTTTCGGATCCCAGACATCAATAACAGCATTGCTGATTTGCGCCGAAAAATCAAGTTCGGTAAGCGAAAAACTTTCCGGAGAATATTCAAATTGCACGTTTCCGCTAAAATTTTTCATCGAATCAATAATCATTTGCGTTCCGCTTGTCGCTATATCTATAATTTCCGGTTTTTCTTTCATAAAAACATCGCGGCGCTGCGCCGGAGAAGTTGAATTATACAAATGAATTGTGACGTTTTTCGCTCCGTCAAGCGCCTCAAACGTTCTATCTACAAGATGCTTTCGAGCCTGAACCAAAACCTGAATCGAAACATCGTCTGGAATCATTTTTTCGTCAATGAGCATCCGTGCAAAATCAAATTCCGTCTGCGATGCGGAGGGGAATCCTACTTCTATGGCTTTGAACCCGATTTCAAGCAGTTTGTTGAAAAATATACGTTTTTTTTCTTTGGTCATAGGATTGTAAATCGCCTGATTCCCATCCCGTAAATCAACCGCACACCAAAGCGGCGCTTTTGAGATTCTGTTATTTACCCAAGTTCTGTCTTTCAAATCCACTGCCGTAAATTGCTTATATTTTCCGGCAATAAACCAATCTTCTTTCATTAAATTCCTCCTAAATTTCAGGATAAAATAGTATTTGCGCGGCAGAAAAACACAAATACAAAATTATACAAACCAACAACAACGCTGCGACATCAATCGGCAAAAGTTATGTTATTTACCGTTCATTTCTTCCACAGATATAAATTTCAAAAAATTATCCGAAAATTTGTAACATTTTCTGTCTTTCAAATATCGTAAATAATAAATTCTAAAAATAGTTGTTAACGGAGAGGTTAATTATGTTAAAAAATAAGTTTTTATTAGAACATGCGGCGATAGTCGTAGCGGTCGCCGGACTTTTAAACGGATGCTTTTCGGCAGGAAGCGAAAAATTACCCAAAAAAGGAAGTGTCGATTTCGGAGCGAAAGAACCGCCCGTCGTTAATATTTCTCCGGAATTTACTAACTTCAAAACAATATTTGCCGACATCGCCGAAAAAGTTATTCCAACGGTCGTTTCAATAACATCGACCCAAATAGACACTATATATTATCGAAGCAATCCTTTTGACATGTTTGGATTCGGTTTTCCGTTTGACGATTCGCGCCAGCGCCAGCAGCCGCAGGCAAGAGAACGCCGTCAAAGCGGAGTTGGTTCCGGTGTTATAGTTTCCGGCGATGGTTACATTTTGACCAATTCTCACGTAGTCAACGGTGCAAACGAAATAAAAGTTAAACTTTATGACGATACCGAATATTCGGCGAAAATAATCGGCGTCGATACGCTCTCAGATGTCGCCGTCGTGAAAATATCTTCGGATATTAAAAATTTACCCGTCGCATATTTGGGTAATTCCGGTAAACTTCGTCCCGGCGATTGGGTTATGGCGATAGGAAATCCGTTTAACCTGTCTTCTACAGTCACCACTGGAATTGTTTCGGCGCTCGGACGTTATACGGAAACGCAGCAATATCAAAATTTCATTCAAACGGATGCGGCTATAAATCCCGGAAATTCCGGTGGAGCGCTTGTAAATATTGAAGGCGAACTTATTGGAATAAACACTATGATTTACACTCGTTCCGGCGGATATATGGGCATAGGTTTTGCGATTCCAATATCTATGGCAAAAGACATAATGGAACAGTTAATTTATACAGGCGAGGTAAAACGCGGTTGGCTTGGAGTGAGCATCGGAAATATTGACCAATCAATGAACGACGCTTTAGGACTTAAAGAAAAAGGCGTTTTGATAAACGAAGTTTTTGATAACGAACCGGCGCAGAAAGCGGGAATTGAATCGGGTGACGTCGTAGTTTCGCTTGACGGAAAGAAAACGCCGAACGCAAACGAGTTACGAAATATCGTCGCTACCCTAAGTTCAGGGAAAAAGTATCCGATTGAGATAATTCGCAACGGTAAAAAAATAACGCTCATGGTAACTCCAAGCGTTAGAGGAGAAAATCAAAATCTTGCTATCGGTGAAAAAGAAGAATCTACTACTGATAACAAAACGCTCGGAATATCGCTCAAAGAATCCGGTAAAGGCGCGGTTATCGTAGAAAGCGTCGATGAAAAAAAGTCCGCCGCTAAAAGCGGAATCCGTAGCGGCGACATTATTTTATCAATAAAAACTTCGCCGGACAAACCGTTTGTCGAAATAAACTCGGTGAAAGACTTTAACAAAGAAATTAAAGACATAAAAGGCGATTTTTTCGTACTTCGATTAAACCGCAACGGCGAGAAATTCTTTGTTTCAGTCAAAATTCAGAAGTAATTTTTGCGGCGGCTTCCCCAGGCAATAAAATATTATCGTCTTTATCGCTTTTTACTTGTTTTTTCTTGAAAATATTTTTCAGATCTGAAAATGGAAGCCGCAACTGCAAGCGGACTTCTGGATTTGCTACAAACTCTTCGGTTTGTGTTTCACGAAAAAATCCGTAATTAAAATCCATCCATAAATACGGAAACGGCTGGTATTCTACTCCTATTTTATACTCTGGAGTGAGTGTAAATTCGTGAGGAACAAATTCTGTTTGATATTTCAAAAATATTTCATCGCCGAAAATATATTTTCCCATCGTGAAACTGCTGTTTGCAAAAACCAAATAATTCCAGTTGCGCGTGGTATTCGTATCAAGTTGATGCACGGTCAGAAAATCAACCGAATTTTTCATAACCGCCGTTTCAAACTTAAACATATCCAAACCGACTCTTCGAGAAAACTGCCGTCCTAAATAATTTAGGAAATAAGTGTTCATAAACGCGTCGCCGACCTGTGAAGCAAATCCTCCGGTCAACGCATGGTCGGCGACTGTAGAATATATGCCAGAATAATAATCGGCCGCGGCTTTGTTAGCCGGATTGAAAATATCGTCGGATTCGGGGAATATTACAAGTTCGGTAAATCGTCCGCGATCCCGCAATTCACCGGTTATTTCATCGCGAGTTTTCAGTTTTACGCCGATTCTTTCCAAACGGTTTGTATCGGAATAAGTTTCGGCATGCCCCCAAATAATCGGAATATTGTCATAAGTTCCGTCTGCAAGCAATTGCGGTTGAAAATCAAGTCCGATTTCAAAATTTTTGTCAAACATCCGTCCATAAAACATGTATCCGTTGTACGAACGTAACGCCCCGACGACTTTGAACGAACCGTCCGCATCATTTCCACGAATCCCGATTGTTCCCGACGGGTCTAACGAACATTCGATGACGCGGATACTGCGACGACGGTTTTCGCGTCCTAATTGATAAAAGTAATTGACGCTTCTATCGGCGCTTCTAATGTCCAAATCGAAAAACAAAGAAGGAAACGGATCGAAATCATAAGGATAATCTACGTCATCTAAAAGCGGAAATGTTATTTCCGCTTTTCTCAAAAGAAGCGTTCCGGCAAGCGTAACCAAATTTTCCGGATGACTTGCGACCGTAAACGTCGGAATATCGCCTTTTTTTGCAGTCTCAATCCAACCGACATTTCCTCGGCGGTTTTCCATAAATCCCGGCAAAAATACGGGTATTCCGCCTTTATCCGTCCAAACTCGTAAAACCCCCAAATTCAAATTCGCTGCCTGAAACGGAGTTAAATCACCTGCGTTGTAGTCGTTTCTTATTATAATATTTTTTTTGTCTAAAGTTCCTTGAACCGAAACCGAAACCGAATCATCGTTAATTATTTTCACATCGGCGTAAACGTTTTCAATGTTTCCGCGAACAAACGGGAATACCGTCAATTGTCCTTTAGGAATTAAAATCCGTCCGCTCGTTATGTTTAAAGAACCGTCAGAAACGTTTCCCGAAAAATGAATAATGCCCTCGCCATTCCCGCCGACAGGACTTTCTTTGAAACTTCCGGCAACAGATAAAAAATCGCCGCTTAATTTTGCGTTGAATTTCGCTTCGTCAACTTTGCCGTTTTTGTGAGCGGCGGAAAAATCCACATTAGTTTTTATTCCTAAAATTTCTCCATCGAATTCATCCAACGAAAATTCTGTTTTACTTAACGAAAAATATGCTTTTATATTTTGCGCCTTTAATTCCTGATAAAAGATACTGTCGGAATTTACATTCAAATTTATTTCTCTGCCGCCGTCATCTTCAATCCACGCGTTCACCGACCCTCTGATATCCGAAATTCCGACAAGAGACAAATAATCTTCCAATTTAAGATTTTCGACAAAAGCGTTTATATAAATTTTCTCGCCTGATTTTTCCAATCTTTTTGTGCGTACCAAATAATTATCGCCGTGTTTTACGGTAAATCTCGGAAATTTAATCGTGCTGTCCGAAGACAAAAAAGAAATATCCGCCCCCAAATTTTCGGCGTTTCCGATTTGTGCGTTTTGAATTTTCACGTTACCGGTTGTCACAATTTCGTCAAGCATTCCACTCATAGAAATATCTCCTGAAATATCTCCGGTTCTTATCAAATCGTGTTCCATTTCTTTGGATTTTATGAAACTGCTGAAAAAATTCAATGGAAATTTGTCTATTGTTATATTGCCGGATTTTATTTTTTTTATATTTTCATCAAAAACGACATTCGATTTAATATGATCATTTTCTGAACCAAAATTCAAAATCCAGCCGTCTAAAGTATCGTTTAATTCGGCTTTAAACGAAATAGAATTTTTATCCTCCGTCCATTTCGCCGAATTTATTTTAACATTCTTACGTTTTTTATTTATATACCCTGCCGCTTCCGCTGAAATTTCCCCGTAATTTTCAGTTTTCACTAATACTTCCGAGTTAAAATTAAGCCCTGAAGTATCACCGTTAATTTTAGTGCTAAACTTTCCTTTTTTAAGTTGGAAGTTCTTCCCGAAAAATTCAGAAAATTCCTTGGTTTTATAATCTCCTAAGATTAAATTCGCTTTGTATGGGAATTTATCTTTCAATTTTATTTCTCCTGAAATGGAAAAATCATTATCTTTTGCGGTAAATTTTAACGTATCTCCTATTTCGTTTACCACTAATTTAGGTAAAAATATCTCTCTTTCGTTTTGTACTAATTTTATATTCGAAATATTTGCAAAAATAAGCGGAAGACAAGAAAATTTTTCGCCTTTTACTAAAAGTTTTGCATCACCCTGAGCTAAAATTTTATCACTGATTTTTGTATCAATCGACATATTCCCTTCAAATCTGTAATTTAATTCAGGCGCGACAAATCCTACAAATTCACCTTTAGCAATATCTCTCATCTCTAATAAAAGAGAGTCCAAAATTACTTTTCCATCAACGAATCTTCCAGCCCCGTAAAGCGTATCGATTACACCGTTTCTATCAAAACTTCCTTCGGTCGTAAGAAAAATTTTCGGAGAAATAATATCCGTTAAGTGGATTTCATTTTTTAGTACGAGTAAGTTTTTGTCGTTCACAGGAACGGAGATGTCAATTTTGCCTATTGTTTTTCCAGACTTATTAAAATCCATTTCCGCAAAACCTATCGCTTCTCCTTTGCCGAATTTAGCATAAATGTTTTTTGTCGTTAATGTACCTTTGCTTGCATGAATATCAGCCTCTGCGCTGAAAATTATATTACTGTTTTTATCACTTATCAGCAAATTTTTTACAGACAAATCTCCATTGGGATTTATAGCTTCGGGAAAATATTTATCGACAAACAAAAAATCAATATCTCCTGAAATAATAAACGATAAATAAGAATTTATACCGGCAAGCGGCGATGAAATATTTGCAGATTGAAATTTCATAGATAAAAACTGTCTTTCAACAATCGGCGAAATTCTTGAAGATATAAAAATATTTTTTTGTAACAATTTTTTCGTGCTTCCGCTTAATTCGATGTTTAATTCTTCGTCTTTTCGTACCATGTCTCCGTTCAATCCGCTGATATTTACTATATTTACATTATTTCTCGCAACAATTTCAATTGAGCCGTTTTTAATTTTTGCAGTTCTAAACGGTACACTTTCAACGATGAGTTTGCTCCATTGCGAACATAACAATTCTTCCATGTCAGGATGATTTTCATCTTGCAGATTGAGATAAGAAATTATTTTAATTTTAGGGTTTATCATAGTCACGCTCTCGATAAAATCTTGCGCGTTAAAGTTTGAAAAATTCGGTAATTTTATTATCCCGAAATCAAACTTTATTTTATCTATTTCCATATATACCGATTGAGAATTAACGGCTATTTTGACGCCGGACGCTTTCGCCGAAAAAAGTCCGATCGAAATCGAACTTACCGAAACGCGTCCACCGCTGGCATAAAAAATTTTTTGTGCGATTGCATCCTTTATTTGCGCCCGAACAGGCGATATTTTATAAAATAAAAATCCGCCCGCAAGCAAAGTTGTAAGGATAAAAACTATGAAAATAAATCTGTTACGTCGTTCCATCTTATTCGGTTTTGCGCACCACAACTTTTCCGTCTTCAACGTCAACGACTATACTGTCGCCTTCTTGGTATTCTTTCATCAAAAACGCTTCCGCTAGAATATCTTCCAAATTCCGCTGAATCGCTCTTTGCAGCGGTCTTGCACCCAAATCCGCATCAAATCCTTTTTCTAAAATAAAATCTTTAAACGCGTCAGTCAAAACCGAATCAACCTTTTTTTCTTCCAATCGATTTTTGAACTCGGCTAAACGTATGTCGATTATCTTTTTAATGTCTTCTTTCGTCAAATGCCTGAAAACTATAGTTTCATCGACACGATTTAAAAATTCCGGTGTAAATATTTTTTTCAATTCGTCCGTAACCCTGCTTTTCATAATTTCATAAACCGACTGGGCTGTATCTTTTGTGAATCCCAATCCTTTTTTACCGGCGTCTCGAGTGCCGGCGTTTGATGTCATAATTATTATGGTATTTTTAAAATTTATATGCCGACCATGAGAATCCGTAAGCCGCCCGTCATCAAGAATTTGGAGCAGAATGTTGAAGATGTCGGGATGCGCTTTTTCAATTTCGTCAAATAAGACGACCGAATACGGTTTTTTTCGCACTTTTTCAGAAAGTTGTCCGGCGCC
This window harbors:
- a CDS encoding sugar porter family MFS transporter, which translates into the protein MQSERVLTLYAVRIAAIAAIGGFLFGFDMAVINGAVIALQHKFEAGAWETGLAVSLTLIGAASGAFFGGRFAGRFGQKLCMFWAAVLFFVNAIGSGASFGIYDFIVWRVIGGIGVGAASVIVPQYIAETAPSDRRGRLGTFQQFAIVIGIFTAALSNYFIAKYSGGAENYWWFKFEAWRWMFWVESIPAFLYGVLLMTLPESPHFLVAKNRVLEAEKVLKNLIKTDKVKTKIQDIQKTILIGRSSRILDIFCKNEKGKMRLYPVVVAGLTIAALQQFVGINVIFYYGNTLWQSVGFREEQSLILSVLSSVINVLAMIIAIFLIDKVGRKPLLLIGSAGMFVSLATMAFVFTAVQIDTDGVPVLRGISAYTAVVLANIYVIFFGMSWGPVMWVMLGEMFNNRIRTAALAVAGLVQWLANFTVSTTFPSLVKGIGLGGSYGIYAFFAIFSFFFVLNKVQETKGKELEDM
- a CDS encoding class II aldolase/adducin family protein, with the protein product MDEGYIKYQAEHEQTNNFKLSQNYVFLAQELIKTRDYLHSLGLIGVYSNGIGFGNCSFRTKENEFVITGSATGEIKNMSLCHLCIVKNFDINKNKVYSKGAISASSESMTHGAVYSAQSAANCVLHIHSKKMFDFMKTNNHNFTEQSILYGTPAMAKAVMGEVKKINSPYGIIVMLGHEEGVISFGEDISSALAQITSVYELSC
- a CDS encoding 2-isopropylmalate synthase, which encodes MKEDWFIAGKYKQFTAVDLKDRTWVNNRISKAPLWCAVDLRDGNQAIYNPMTKEKKRIFFNKLLEIGFKAIEVGFPSASQTEFDFARMLIDEKMIPDDVSIQVLVQARKHLVDRTFEALDGAKNVTIHLYNSTSPAQRRDVFMKEKPEIIDIATSGTQMIIDSMKNFSGNVQFEYSPESFSLTELDFSAQISNAVIDVWDPKVRGKMILNLPTTVECALPNVYADQIEWMCKNINQRENVLVSLHTHNDRGTGVASTELGLLAGADRVEGTLFGNGERTGNADILTIALNMFSQGVHPQLDFSDVDSIREIYEKCTEMKIYPRQPYAGDMVFTAFSGSHQDAIAKGMKLRKRENRLLWDVPYLPIDPKDVGRDYEAIVVINSQSGKGGASFILEHYGGFNVPKPMQVEVGRIVQREADELKRVLENDEIISLFKKEFVNREDKVSLLSMTPKRDKKDEDGKENISLEARLKIDEKEIIAHDKGDGVINALSKIFAKNGFTFHLGTYEEHAMSEGSAATAAAYISIETCDGKTYFGAGVDTDILWASANALCSAVNRAFQQDNS
- a CDS encoding Do family serine endopeptidase; translation: MLKNKFLLEHAAIVVAVAGLLNGCFSAGSEKLPKKGSVDFGAKEPPVVNISPEFTNFKTIFADIAEKVIPTVVSITSTQIDTIYYRSNPFDMFGFGFPFDDSRQRQQPQARERRQSGVGSGVIVSGDGYILTNSHVVNGANEIKVKLYDDTEYSAKIIGVDTLSDVAVVKISSDIKNLPVAYLGNSGKLRPGDWVMAIGNPFNLSSTVTTGIVSALGRYTETQQYQNFIQTDAAINPGNSGGALVNIEGELIGINTMIYTRSGGYMGIGFAIPISMAKDIMEQLIYTGEVKRGWLGVSIGNIDQSMNDALGLKEKGVLINEVFDNEPAQKAGIESGDVVVSLDGKKTPNANELRNIVATLSSGKKYPIEIIRNGKKITLMVTPSVRGENQNLAIGEKEESTTDNKTLGISLKESGKGAVIVESVDEKKSAAKSGIRSGDIILSIKTSPDKPFVEINSVKDFNKEIKDIKGDFFVLRLNRNGEKFFVSVKIQK